A single genomic interval of Daucus carota subsp. sativus chromosome 1, DH1 v3.0, whole genome shotgun sequence harbors:
- the LOC108218515 gene encoding uncharacterized protein LOC108218515 gives MDFHDMKRRELQKLCKEHNIPANLSNSDMAEKLSSMFKVQENVEERPMRKTRSCLKNSDEMLSENESDVLKRKSKKVRFSPQNDVFQLGGKNGRASVVDNEGGASQLIRCRAKLAKTIMISPVVKKRGKRAVQEVEEEDVVENKGDTSRVTRTRASLGKSVVISSPVVMKKRGKRALHENEKRDLAVENIGGASRVTRATALLGEKVLTSPVVMKKRVKKAVQEDEKEDLLVENKGAASRVTRARASNQVLISSPVVIKRKGKKIMQEDEKEDLVVDNKGAPSRVTRARAGKQVLISSPVAMKKRGKKAVQKDEKEDLVLENKDAPSRVTRARAGKQVLISSPVAMKKRGKKAVQKDEKEDLVLENKDAPSWVTRARAGKQVLISSPVAMKKRGKKAVQKEKKCGSTLSLVVDLTDLAVKEEKEVITVKFLRSRKVENVVSPKNLTRKRNTQNKSEGVNVEVLENKDAEEGITQTRRSKRNRMELTQVEPLEENLDGTVNAGRRNITRSRNQFQAKAPNVVRESETRDAREEAKKVVVQVKEPLRRSGRHVNTAGDVEMPIRSDKSTWGQTRHGTKRKSVMPQMKKAKLEKPVAGNLGMKNNDPLNESTKPIVIKKGSETGHIRRSKRNASGDGSISDNANGSGTDIKTCTTKKRKRDAVPEEVPSQHTGRRVNRKADNISDKIEGKTPIASEPRTRSGNRQNSQMPSARKLNMSGNWRPNRTTGEKASPRHTRELSLVPKHSATGVKQSKIVSETPARSGSGKKSFDHTAKKLIVSGNTELHKSVRDKEESPHQSRDISLVPRCSETELKLRGSRSKQTPVISEHPRRFTRSALKGKTDGQARVREKIYQKKSQSVSKLPLSKLESSLPKVISASEGLDVDVQFQSSNPEVDRRTNNLAANASDFPEDKAACSTPQGGSAKTHSMDLNLQESEGPEMINIEGISSSDALKLRSGHAELEVDISAREQAHSPGERPASHDVHSSIPQIAGCSSDPLFDTSNSCGGLDSYAILQDSATEGNDKAPVHIEPAEGLHVSGDVAFIDRNSVDDGFASLEQIKSKGMEVNPQKVKHVEPSSEGITNVVLEGSTVHEEQSMNQFLFPEDGCSTISLSQTGDVDEDNTNATQPKNSSESNVASPHLAHLKTDDAGMDAFPVGTNALADISLVDQSTSRRDEESPQLSKDVESIFKGIDLNIVFQGSAVHEDEPVNLSPLAEVAEITDNPVTANSDTACVTRQEGLTEIDAKSLWPEITEHPVTANSDSACLTRQEGPPEIIAKSSPLVQIESVDNADIIGDVGVINAGTVFDNLFNVEQINSSAIKEKLEVSNYVNSVVADGSTVNEEKLTAEVSDCGPTGQELGICNHPAEFAESSELDKDSRSSYEELGEASYAYLNNQTVSMIFTEEKDDTRHLEISEQADEPHNRSSELGSQENVLVCARDESEISEMVNMLDSTTRELSNMPEYISSQTSDHNNGGKCKENNLSSSSITLMTSEGQEFKSVIIGGREVEETVFEDIKENESKRTSSTYKGDAHKTLDVEGEPDLQNISSERTPVISEDDINRDGIACPLIVQKFPSSADDHCHTPSDDSCGKEQDTDMSMVKSSRNFGKELFSEHDICRPLKASCGKEQGTPMSIVKSSKNCVEGFSSQHDNVIEHVNICCADTLPQAICEDFAGCDNQMVTDLMGSTGRGISRTGALNNEKLEETDMNDGETDNNVKGICQENDESSILVQMDVDTNNVESSRENLQGCDQEVDASEMLKKELQSYADTMHSDALLNLQYGGERVTSEQTSEAPAGVRIEELPVEDANAPVSLQYGHGETNEDQAECGPEDLHFFSGIFYPEHKSRSDKMVQEDLPLWYEDTSFIPEKSEVAEKEVDIFIASMTEEQLHNSGEEHSREKGPESIENEHDDITVEFSVNTPGESNSKSETNRDAHQKVDCHDNKFGDDLTRNGS, from the exons ATGGATTTTCATGATATGAAAAGAAGGGAACTTCAGAAGTTATGCAAGGAACATAATATACCTGCAAATTTGAGTAATTCGGATATGGCTGAAAAGCTTTCATCTATGTTCAAG GTTCAAGAAAATGTAGAGGAAAGGCCCATGAGGAAAACAAGGTCATGTTTGAAGAATTCTGATGAAATGTTGAGTGAAAATGAGTCTGATGTTTTGAAGAGGAAATCGAAGAAAGTTAGGTTTAGTCCTCAGAATGATGTGTTTCAGCTTGGGGGGAAAAATGGAAGGGCTTCTGTTGTGGATAACGAGGGTGGTGCCAGTCAGCTTATCAGGTGTAGGGCGAAGTTGGCCAAGACGATTATGATAAGTCCTGTTGTGAAGAAGAGAGGTAAAAGGGCTGTGCAGGAAGTTGAGGAGGAGGATGTTGTTGAAAATAAGGGTGATACTAGTCGGGTTACTAGGACTAGGGCATCATTGGGTAAGAGTGTTGTGATCTCAAGCCCTGTGGTTATGAAGAAGAGAGGTAAAAGGGCTTTGCATGAGAATGAGAAGCGGGATTTGGCTGTGGAAAATATTGGTGGTGCGAGTCGGGTTACTAGGGCTACAGCATTGTTGGGCGAAAAGGTATTGACAAGTCCTGTGGTTATGAAGAAAAGAGTTAAAAAAGCCGTGCAAGAGGATGAAAAGGAGGATTTACTTGTTGAAAATAAAGGTGCTGCAAGTCGGGTTACTAGGGCTAGGGCAAGTAATCAGGTTTTGATATCTAGTCCTGTGGTTATTAAGAGGAAAGGTAAAAAAATCATGCAAGAGGATGAAAAGGAGGATTTGGTGGTTGATAATAAAGGTGCTCCAAGTCGGGTTACTAGGGCTAGGGCAGGTAAGCAGGTTTTGATATCAAGTCCTGTGGCTATGAAGAAGAGAGGCAAAAAGGCAGTCCAAAAGGATGAAAAGGAGGATTTGGTGCTTGAAAATAAAGATGCTCCAAGTCGGGTTACTAGGGCTAGGGCAGGTAAGCAGGTTTTGATATCAAGTCCTGTGGCTATGAAGAAGAGAGGCAAAAAGGCAGTCCAAAAGGATGAAAAGGAGGATTTGGTGCTTGAAAATAAAGATGCTCCAAGTTGGGTTACTAGGGCTAGGGCAGGTAAGCAGGTTTTGATATCAAGTCCTGTGGCTATGAAGAAGAGAGGCAAAAAGGCAGTCCAAAAGGAGAAAAAGTGTGGCAGTACTTTGTCTCTGGTTGTTGATTTAACTGATCTAGCTGTTAAAGAAGAAAAGGAAGTGATCACTGTAAAATTTTTGAGGAGCAGAAAGGTTGAAAATGTTGTGTCTCCGAAGAATCTCACCAGGAAGCGGAATACACAAAATAAAAGTGAGGGTGTTAATGTGGAAGTTTTGGAAAACAAAGATGCTGAAGAGGGTATTACTCAGACGAGGCGATCAAAGCGCAACAGGATGGAGTTGACACAGGTTGAACCATTAGAAGAAAATTTAGATGGAACTGTAAATGCTGGAAGGAGAAATATCACAAGATCCAGGAACCAGTTTCAAGCTAAAGCTCCTAACGTTGTTAGAGAATCTGAAACTAGAGATGCAAgggaggaagcaaagaaagtgGTCGTCCAAGTTAAAGAGCCTTTACGGCGCTCTGGTCGACATGTTAACACAGCTGGTGATGTTGAAATGCCTATAAGATCTGATAAATCTACTTGGGGCCAAACTAGACATGGTACTAAGAGGAAGTCAGTAATGCCCCAGATGAAGAAAGCAAAATTAGAAAAGCCTGTTGCAGGTAATTTAGGGATGAAAAATAATGACCCCTTAAATGAATCAACAAAGCCTATTGTGATCAAAAAAGGTTCTGAAACAGGACATATCAGGAGATCAAAAAGGAATGCATCAGGGGATGGTTCAATTTCAGATAACGCAAATGGTAGTGGCACTGATATTAAAACGTGCACGACAAAGAAGCGAAAACGAGATGCAGTTCCGGAAGAAGTGCCTTCGCAGCACACTGGTAGACGTGTAAACAGGAAAGCTGATAATATTTCTGACAAGATTGAGGGAAAAACACCAATTGCTTCAGAACCCCGAACGAGGTCTGGAAATAGGCAGAATTCTCAAATGCCCTCGGCTAGGAAGTTAAACATGTCAGGTAATTGGAGACCCAATAGAACTACTGGAGAGAAAGCTTCACCTCGCCATACAAGAGAACTTTCTTTGGTGCCAAAACATTCTGCAACTGGGGTAAAGCAATCAAAAATAGTGTCTGAAACACCGGCAAGGTCTGGCAGTGGGAAGAAGTCATTCGATCACACGGCCAAGAAATTAATAGTTTCCGGTAATACTGAACTACATAAATCTGTCAGAGATAAAGaagaatcacctcaccaatctaGAGATATTTCTTTGGTGCCAAGATGTTCTGAAACTGAATTAAAATTAAGGGGATCGAGAAGTAAGCAGACTCCTGTTATTAGTGAGCATCCTAGAAGATTCACACGTAGTGCCCTAAAAGGCAAAACTGATGGACAAGCACGTGTAAGGGAAAAAATATATCAGAAGAAGTCACAGAGTGTATCGAAGCTACCACTTTCAAAGCTAGAATCTTCTTTACCCAAAGTAATTTCGGCAAGTGAAGGGCTTGATGTTGATGTTCAGTTTCAGTCCTCTAACCCGGAAGTTGACAGAAGAACTAATAATTTAGCTGCAAATGCCAGTGACTTTCCTGAGGATAAAGCTGCTTGTTCAACTCCTCAAGGCGGTTCTGCAAAAACACATAGCATGGATCTTAACTTGCAGGAATCTGAAGGTCCTGAAATGATCAATATAGAGGGGATATCTTCTTCTGATGCTTTGAAGTTGCGGAGTGGTCATGCTGAGCTCGAAGTGGATATTTCTGCTAGAGAGCAAGCTCATTCCCCTGGTGAAAGACCAGCTAGTCATGATGTGCACTCATCCATACCTCAAATTGCAGGATGCAGTAGTGATCCTTTATTTGATACAAGTAATAGTTGCGGGGGACTTGATTCGTATGCGATACTGCAGGACAGTGCTACTGAGGGCAATGATAAGGCTCCTGTACATATTGAGCCTGCCGAAGGCTTGCATGTCTCAGGAGATGTAGCTTTCATTGACAGGAACTCCGTTGATGATGGCTTCGCATCATTAGAGCAGATAAAATCAAAGG GAATGGAAGTAAATCCTCAAAAGGTCAAACATGTAGAACCAAGTTCTGAAGGGATCACTAATGTTGTACTTGAAGGATCTACTGTTCATGAGGAGCAGTCCATGAACCAATTCCTGTTCCCTGAAGATGGGTGCTCTACAATTTCTCTTTCTCAAACTGGTGATGTTGATGAAGACAATACTAATGCAACACAGCCTAAAAACTCTTCTGAGTCCAATGTTGCAAGTCCTCATTTGGCTCATTTGAAGACAGATGATGCTGGTATGGATGCGTTCCCTGTTGGAACTAATGCATTAGCCGATATTTCACTTGTTGACCAGTCAACTTCAAGAA GAGATGAAGAAAGTCCACAGCTAAGCAAAGATGTAGAATCAATTTTCAAAGGGATAGATCTTAATATAGTTTTTCAAGGATCTGCAGTTCACGAAGATGAACCTGTTAACCTGTCCCCCTTGGCAGAGGTTGCAGAAATCACTGATAATCCTGTTACTGCTAACAGTGATACTGCCTGTGTAACTCGGCAAGAAGGTCTTACTGAGATTGATGCTAAAAGTCTGTGGCCAGAAATTACTGAGCATCCTGTTACTGCCAACAGTGATTCTGCCTGTTTAACTCGGCAAGAAGGTCCTCCTGAAATTATTGCTAAAAGTTCTCCCCTGGTTCAAATTGAGTCAGTGGACAATGCAGATATTATTGGGGATGTAGGCGTCATAAATGCTGGAACTGTATTTGATAACCTTTTCAATGTGGAGCAAATAAATTCGTCAG CCATTAAAGAAAAGCTAGAAGTAAGCAATTATGTGAATTCTGTTGTTGCTGATGGATCTACCGTTAATGAGGAAAAGTTAACTGCAGAAGTTAGTGATTGTGGCCCAACCGGGCAAGAACTGGGTATTTGCAACCACCCTGCTGAATTTGCAGAAAGCAGTGAACTTGATAAAGATTCCAGAAGTTCTTATGAGGAACTTGGTGAAGCTAGTTACGCTTATCTTAATAATCAAACTGTCTCTATGATCTTCACAGAGGAGAAAGATGATACGAGGCACCTTGAAATATCCGAGCAAGCTGATGAACCGCACAACAGAAGTTCAGAATTAGGAAGTCAGGAAAATGTATTAGTGTGTGCTAGGGACGAGTCTGAAATTAGTGAAATGGTGAACATGCTCGATTCTACTACCAGGGAATTGAGTAATATGCCAGAATATATTTCATCCCAAACTTCTGATCACAACAATGGAGGGAAGTGTAAAGAAAATAATCTTAGTTCATCCAGCATCACTTTAATGACAAGTGAAG GTCAGGAGTTTAAATCAGTAATCATTGGAGGGAGAGAAGTGGAGGAAACAGTATTTGAAGATATTAAGGAAAATGAGTCTAAAAGAACTTCAAGCACGTATAAGGGTGATGCACATAAAACTCTAGACGTGGAGGGAGAACCGGACTTGCAGAATATCAGTTCTGAAAGAACACCAGTCATCTCAGAAGATGACATCAACAGAGATGGAATTGCGTGCCCTTTGATTGTTCAAAAAT TCCCTTCCAGTGCTGACGATCATTGTCACACACCATCAGATGACAGTTGTGGGAAGGAGCAAG ATACAGACATGTCCATGGTGAAGAGTAGCAGAAACTTTGGCAAAGAGCTTTTCAGTGAGCATGATATTTGTCGACCATTAAAGGCCAGTTGTGGGAAGGAGCAAG GTACACCCATGTCCATAGTGAAGAGTAGCAAAAACTGTGTTGAAGGTTTTTCCAGTCAGCATGATAACGTCATTGAGCATGTAAATATCTGTTGTGCTGACACCTTGCCTCAGGCCATCTGTGAAGATTTTGCAGGGTGTGATAACCAAATGGTTACTGACCTTATGGGAAGCACTGGCAGGGGAATAAGCAGGACAGGTGCCCTTAACAATGAAAAATTGGAAGAAACTGATATGAATGATGGTGAAACTGACAACAACGTAAAAGGGATCTGTCAAGAGAATGATGAAAGTTCTATTCTGGTGCAGATGGATGTTGACACCAACAATGTTGAAAGTTCAAGAGAGAACCTTCAAGGATGTGACCAAGAAGTTGATGCTTCAGAAATGCTAAAGAAGGAACTACAAAGTTATGCTGATACAATGCATTCTGATGCACTTCTTAACTTGCAATATGGTGGTGAAAGAGTAACCTCTGAGCAGACAAGCGAAGCCCCAG CAGGAGTTCGCATAGAGGAACTCCCAGTTGAAGATGCCAATGCACCTGTTAGCTTACAATATGGCCATGGAGAGACAAATGAAGATCAAG CAGAATGTGGACCTGAAGATTTACATTTCTTTTCCGGTATTTTTTATCCAGAGCACAAGTCAAGATCTGATAAAATGGTACAAGAGGACCTTCCTTTATGGTATGAAGATACTAGTTTTATACCAGAGAAGAGTGAGGTTGCTGAAAAAGAGGTAGATATTTTCATAGCTTCCATGACGGAAGAGCAACTGCACAATTCAGGGGAAGAACATTCCCGCGAAAAAGGTCCAGAATCAATAGAAAATGAGCATGATGATATTACAGTGGAATTCAGTGTAAATACTCCCGGTGAATCAAACTCCAAATCTGAAACAAACAGGGATGCACATCAAAAAGTTGATTGTCATGACAATAAATTCGGTGATGATCTTACAAGGAACGGAAGCTGA